One window from the genome of Anaerolineae bacterium encodes:
- a CDS encoding 2-oxoacid:acceptor oxidoreductase family protein yields the protein MGKMIEIRWHARGGQGAVTAGKLLAETALGAGFYFQAFPDYGAERMGAPIRAYTRLSDSPITLHSPVLEPDVVIVLDPTLLGVVDVTEGLKENGVLLINTTESPEEVRKRLNLEGKNIRIFTVDASTIAIQELGREITNTPMLGAFCVATGLLDLNKIVEQVRKDFGKKLRPDMVEANVRAIQRAAQEVKQG from the coding sequence ATGGGCAAGATGATCGAGATTCGCTGGCATGCACGCGGGGGACAGGGCGCGGTGACCGCCGGCAAGCTCCTCGCCGAAACGGCCCTCGGCGCCGGCTTCTACTTCCAGGCGTTCCCCGACTACGGCGCCGAACGCATGGGAGCCCCCATCCGAGCCTATACCCGTCTGAGTGACAGCCCCATCACCCTGCACAGCCCCGTTCTCGAACCCGATGTCGTCATTGTGCTGGACCCCACCCTCCTCGGAGTCGTAGATGTTACCGAAGGCCTCAAGGAAAACGGTGTGCTCCTCATCAATACTACCGAATCCCCCGAAGAGGTCCGCAAACGTCTGAACCTGGAGGGCAAGAACATCCGCATCTTCACGGTGGACGCCAGCACCATCGCCATCCAGGAACTGGGGCGCGAGATCACCAACACCCCCATGCTGGGAGCCTTCTGCGTGGCTACCGGACTGCTGGACCTGAATAAGATCGTGGAGCAAGTGCGCAAAGACTTCGGCAAGAAACTGCGGCCGGATATGGTGGAGGCCAACGTGCGAGCCATCCAGCGGGCGGCACAGGAAGTCAAACAAGGTTGA
- a CDS encoding 4Fe-4S binding protein gives MPKGTGWKDIPLGGLILEAGNSVEYKTGGWRAFRPVRDAEKCIHCLFCWIYCPDSSILVQDEKMVGFDLEHCKGCGVCAQVCPVKCITMTPETEFKKEK, from the coding sequence ATGCCCAAGGGAACAGGTTGGAAGGACATCCCCCTCGGGGGATTAATCCTGGAAGCCGGCAACTCCGTCGAGTACAAAACCGGCGGCTGGCGCGCGTTCCGCCCCGTCCGCGACGCGGAGAAATGCATCCACTGCCTCTTCTGCTGGATCTACTGCCCCGATTCCAGCATCCTGGTGCAGGACGAGAAGATGGTGGGCTTTGACCTGGAGCACTGCAAGGGCTGTGGTGTCTGCGCTCAGGTCTGCCCGGTGAAATGTATTACCATGACCCCGGAAACCGAGTTCAAGAAAGAGAAATAA